One region of Trichosurus vulpecula isolate mTriVul1 chromosome 1, mTriVul1.pri, whole genome shotgun sequence genomic DNA includes:
- the LOC118840725 gene encoding LOW QUALITY PROTEIN: probable ATP-dependent RNA helicase DDX43 (The sequence of the model RefSeq protein was modified relative to this genomic sequence to represent the inferred CDS: substituted 3 bases at 3 genomic stop codons) — protein sequence MGGGSGGGACRASQGPLGVLGYWARGSCYREVPLCFKLYNSVVGAVIGHGGTNIKEIQESMGSTIQIIKGDLESETRIYGNKENQKSDKLMIEEIVQKIENFSEEDTKTGNTLKSSCNENSPEKKVPVIDWEAIKEDHLYYIKTKWDGLPPIKKDFYIESSKTKLMSQTQVDKWREENNNITSDDLRENXKHIIPIPVCTFEDAFHQYPDVVANIKKVGFTRPTPIQSQAWPIILKGIDLIGIAQTGTEKTLAYIMPGFIHLDLQPEEKRDGPGMIVLTPTRELALQVESECKKYTYKGIKSICIYGGGDRRGQIEHVTKGVDIVIATPGRLNDLQMNEFINLNSITYLVLNEADKMLDMGFEPQIMKILLDVWPDRQTIMTSATWPDAVRRVSQKYLNDPMIVYVGTLDLAAVNNVKQKIIITTEQEKPALIHSFVESMKPEDKVIIFVGRKLSADDISSDLSIKGLPVQSLHGNREQSDHEXALDEFKTVIVRILITTDLASXGLDVLDITHVFNFDFPRNLEEYVHRVEHTGRAGHTGESITLLTRNDWKVAGELINILERAYHEIPNELILMAERYKQHKQKKDEERNIARTRVRTRNIY from the coding sequence atggggggtggcagtgggggtggtgcctGCAGAGCCTCCCAAGGGCCCTTGGGAGTCCTGGGGTACTGGGCCCGAGGCTCCTGCTACAGAGAAGTGCCACTCTGTTTTAAACTCTACAACTCCGTGGTAGGGGCGGTCATAGGTCATGGTGGaacaaatataaaggaaattcaGGAATCAATGGGTTCTACAATTCAGATAATAAAGGGGGATCTCGAATCagaaaccagaatatatggcaACAAGGAGAACCAGAAATCAGATAAGTTAATGATAGAGGAAATAgtacaaaaaattgaaaatttttctGAAGAGGACACAAAAACTGGAAACACTTTGAAATCATCTTGTAATGAAAATAGCCCAGAAAAAAAAGTGCCAGTGATTGACTGGGAGGCTATTAAAGAGGACCACCTCTACTACATTAAAACAAAGTGGGACGGTCTTCCTCCAATTAAGAAAGATTTCTACATAGAATCTTCAAAGACAAAATTAATGTCACAAACACAAGTAGATAagtggagggaagaaaacaataaTATAACATCTGATGActtaagagaaaattaaaaacatataATTCCCATTCCAGTATGTACATTTGAAGATGCATTTCATCAGTATCCTGATGTTGTGGCTAATATAAAGAAAGTGGGCTTCACAAGACCTACACCTATACAGTCACAAGCATGGCCAATAATATTAAAAGGAATTGATCTAATTGGCATCGCCCAAACTGGCACAGAAAAGACTTTGGCCTATATAATGCCAGGATTTATTCATCTTGACCTGCagccagaggagaaaagggatggtCCTGGAATGATTGTGCTGACACCAACCAGAGAATTGGCTCTACAAGTCGAGAGTGAATGTAAAAAATATACCTATAAAGGAATTAAAAGCATTTGTATATATGGTGGTGGAGACAGAAGAGGTCAGATTGAACATGTTACTAAGGGTGTAGATATTGTCATTGCTACCCCTGGTAGACTCAATGACCTTCAAATGAATGAATTCATCAACCTGAATAGCATCACATATTTGGTTCTAAATGAGGCTGATAAAATGTTAGATATGGGGTTTGAACCTCAAATAATGAAGATTTTATTAGATGTATGGCCAGATAGACAAACTATTATGACCAGTGCTACTTGGCCTGATGCTGTACGTCGAGTTTCACAAAAATATTTGAATGATCCAATGATTGTTTATGTTGGAACCCTGGATCTCGCTGCTGTGAATAATGTAAAGCAGAAAATAATCATAACCACAGAACAAGAGAAACCTGCTCTTATACATTCCTTCGTTGAATCAATGAAGCCTGAAGATAAAGTAATTATTTTTGTGGGCAGAAAACTTAGTGCTGATGACATATCCAGTGACCTGAGCATTAAGGGTTTACCTGTACAGTCATTACATGGTAATCGAGAACAAAGTGATCATGAATGAGCACTGGACGAGTTTAAAACAGTAATAGTAAGAATATTGATAACTACAGATCTGGCATCATGAGGTCTTGATGTCTTAGATATCACCCATGTTTTTAACTTTGATTTTCCTCGGAACCTTGAAGAGTATGTCCACAGAGTAGAACATACTGGAAGAGCTGGGCATACAGGGGAATCAATTACTCTACTTACTAGGAATGATTGGAAAGTAGCTGGTGAATTAATCAATATTTTGGAGAGAGCCTACCACGAAATTCCTAACGAGCTTATATTAATGGCTGAACGATATAAACAACACAAGcagaaaaaagatgaagaaagaaacatAGCAAGAACTCGTGTAAggacaagaaacatttattga